A single region of the bacterium genome encodes:
- a CDS encoding M23 family metallopeptidase, whose amino-acid sequence MPLIAPLLALLIAACQPEILPPEITLVTPLEGEVLTGDGELTFTVLAPEGALGEVVVRVDDFPVRFPAVELKSFGRFRVPLIALELGSGEHGILVSAVAVDSDARSAAAVGRVFTVELPPAVLESLTVSPERVVQGQPIVLDAEFSGSVSGAEGKLFDRSFNFYPMEDGRWRALAACRLFAEPGSVPLEVTYADAYGRAETDEFDVTVYKGDFASCYIVLAPHVGSMLVAETIERESAQVNEAVAVYTPDQLWEPGPFRRPVEGGYVTSPFGEKRDFSTGGSESHIGTDFGGLPEGTPVYAAARGRVVIAREFVIRGNFVCIDHGRGLFTLYNHMSALTVSDGQMVEAGQQIGAIGQTGVATGPHLHFEVRLATWAVDPMTLLNEGLSYE is encoded by the coding sequence CCCGAAATACTTCCACCGGAGATAACCCTGGTCACGCCCCTGGAGGGTGAGGTGCTCACCGGGGACGGCGAGCTGACCTTCACCGTCCTCGCCCCCGAGGGCGCGCTGGGCGAGGTCGTCGTCCGGGTGGACGATTTCCCGGTGCGCTTCCCCGCGGTGGAGCTGAAGAGTTTCGGCCGCTTCCGCGTCCCCCTGATCGCGCTCGAGCTGGGCTCGGGGGAGCACGGCATCCTGGTGAGCGCCGTGGCCGTGGACTCCGACGCCCGCTCCGCGGCCGCCGTGGGGCGGGTGTTCACCGTGGAGCTGCCGCCCGCCGTGCTGGAGAGCCTGACCGTCTCGCCGGAGAGGGTCGTCCAGGGCCAGCCCATCGTCCTGGACGCGGAGTTCTCGGGATCGGTGTCCGGCGCCGAGGGGAAGCTCTTCGACCGGTCCTTCAACTTTTACCCGATGGAAGACGGCCGCTGGCGGGCGCTGGCCGCCTGCCGACTCTTCGCCGAGCCCGGGTCGGTCCCCCTGGAAGTCACCTACGCCGACGCCTACGGCCGCGCCGAGACGGACGAATTCGACGTCACCGTATACAAGGGGGACTTCGCCTCCTGCTACATCGTCCTCGCCCCCCACGTGGGGAGCATGCTGGTCGCCGAGACCATCGAGCGCGAGTCGGCCCAGGTCAACGAGGCGGTGGCGGTTTACACCCCGGATCAGCTCTGGGAGCCCGGCCCCTTCCGGCGTCCCGTGGAGGGCGGCTACGTCACAAGCCCCTTCGGTGAGAAGCGGGACTTTTCCACCGGTGGGAGCGAGTCGCACATCGGCACCGACTTCGGCGGCCTGCCCGAGGGCACACCGGTGTACGCCGCCGCCCGGGGACGTGTCGTCATCGCCCGGGAGTTCGTCATCCGGGGGAATTTCGTCTGCATAGACCACGGCCGCGGCCTCTTCACCCTCTACAACCACATGAGCGCCTTGACGGTGAGCGATGGCCAGATGGTGGAGGCGGGACAGCAGATAGGCGCCATCGGCCAGACCGGCGTCGCCACCGGCCCCCACCTCCACTTCGAGGTCCGCCTCGCCACCTGGGCCGTGGACCCCATGACGCTCTTGAACGAGGGTCTGTCCTACGAATGA
- a CDS encoding glycosyltransferase family 9 protein produces MVKERILLVRHDALGDALVTLPAAAALRSHFPKAEVAVLAGERGGWAFRRAGFQILPDPVSFSGTVGLLRDYGPRVVLVASPGGRIPLAAWAARVPVRIGYARRLWFFAYNRPLFLSRRRSGAHEAALALALLRPLGIRVNRIEPPRLKPLPEAVVEMRNLLKNLGISTKYAVLHPGSGGSATEWPPGHYRELAGTLIERGYGVVVSGGGDERIVAEGVVVGLNGPCANLAGLTDLDRLAALVAGAALFVSSGTGPMHLAAALGVPQVALFNRKPAIDPARWRPLNPRARILTPPAPDDDLGAIQPRSVLEAVIHLETRPDYRYTEPTPPPSFPRPENRRPMRKGQP; encoded by the coding sequence GTGGTCAAAGAACGGATACTGCTGGTCCGGCACGACGCCCTGGGCGACGCCCTGGTCACCCTGCCGGCGGCGGCGGCCCTCCGGTCGCATTTCCCGAAAGCCGAAGTAGCCGTCCTGGCCGGTGAGCGCGGCGGATGGGCGTTTAGAAGAGCGGGATTTCAAATTCTCCCCGACCCCGTCAGTTTTTCCGGGACCGTGGGGCTGCTTCGGGATTACGGACCGCGGGTGGTCCTCGTCGCAAGTCCCGGCGGCAGGATTCCGCTGGCGGCCTGGGCGGCGCGGGTGCCGGTGAGAATCGGTTACGCCCGCCGTCTCTGGTTTTTTGCGTACAATCGGCCGTTATTCTTGAGCCGGAGGCGCTCCGGGGCCCACGAAGCGGCGCTCGCCCTGGCCCTCCTCCGACCCCTGGGAATACGTGTAAATCGCATCGAGCCTCCACGACTGAAGCCGTTACCGGAGGCCGTCGTTGAAATGAGAAATTTATTGAAAAATCTCGGAATTTCCACAAAGTACGCCGTTCTGCACCCCGGCAGCGGCGGATCGGCCACCGAGTGGCCCCCGGGGCACTACCGCGAGCTGGCGGGGACGCTCATCGAAAGAGGATACGGCGTCGTGGTCTCGGGCGGCGGGGATGAGAGAATCGTGGCGGAGGGCGTCGTCGTCGGTCTAAACGGTCCGTGCGCCAACCTGGCCGGACTGACCGACCTGGACCGCCTGGCGGCGCTCGTCGCGGGGGCGGCCCTCTTCGTCTCCTCTGGCACCGGACCGATGCACCTGGCGGCGGCCCTCGGCGTTCCCCAGGTCGCCCTCTTCAACCGAAAACCCGCGATCGACCCCGCCCGCTGGCGCCCGCTGAACCCCCGGGCGCGGATTCTCACGCCGCCCGCTCCCGACGACGACCTTGGCGCGATTCAGCCCCGCTCCGTGCTCGAGGCCGTTATTCACCTGGAAACCCGGCCCGATTACCGCTATACTGAGCCAACTCCTCCGCCCTCTTTCCCAAGGCCGGAGAACCGCCGACCGATGCGAAAGGGTCAGCCATGA
- a CDS encoding DUF3108 domain-containing protein: MKKLCIAAAVAALALPVLAGTDDLPFAPGEKLIYSVSYGDTKAGICVMKVVKRVTYEGHMCLKLVMELRSSTAFSDFFYVKDDIESLFDVGILGTRRYEKHLVEGDYAADEILYYDQEDHSITREGDVREGIIASGCDALAAFYHVRAQDIRVGAELCFPYADATRNEVVKVKVIKKETVTVPAGTFECFLVQPMLEEETGIFRQHGQVYIWVSDDEYKIPVKITGLTWFGEVRCELEEFIQG; this comes from the coding sequence ATGAAAAAGCTCTGTATCGCAGCCGCCGTCGCGGCCCTCGCGCTCCCCGTCCTCGCCGGCACGGACGATCTCCCCTTCGCCCCCGGCGAGAAGCTCATCTACAGCGTCTCCTACGGCGACACCAAGGCCGGCATCTGCGTCATGAAGGTGGTCAAGCGGGTCACCTACGAGGGGCACATGTGCCTGAAGCTCGTGATGGAGCTGCGCTCGAGCACCGCCTTCAGCGATTTCTTCTACGTCAAGGACGACATCGAGAGCCTCTTCGACGTGGGCATTCTCGGCACGCGGCGCTACGAGAAGCACCTCGTCGAGGGCGATTACGCGGCCGACGAGATCCTCTACTACGACCAGGAGGACCACAGCATCACCCGGGAGGGCGACGTGCGCGAGGGGATAATCGCCAGCGGGTGCGACGCGCTGGCCGCCTTCTACCACGTCCGCGCCCAGGACATCCGGGTCGGCGCCGAGCTCTGTTTCCCCTACGCCGACGCCACGAGGAACGAGGTCGTCAAGGTCAAGGTCATCAAGAAGGAAACCGTCACCGTTCCGGCCGGCACCTTCGAGTGCTTCCTCGTCCAGCCCATGCTGGAGGAGGAGACCGGCATCTTCCGCCAGCACGGCCAGGTTTACATCTGGGTCAGCGACGACGAATACAAGATTCCCGTGAAAATCACCGGCCTGACCTGGTTCGGCGAGGTTCGGTGCGAGCTGGAGGAATTCATCCAGGGCTGA